Genomic window (Luteibacter yeojuensis):
CGTTTACGACGACCTCTCCACCGGACATCGCGAAGCGGTAGGCGATGACGTTCCATTCGTCCATGGCGATGTGGGCGACGCAGTGACGCTGTGGCGGCTGTTTGCGACGCACAAGTTCGACGCGGTGATGCACTTCTGCGCGCGATCGCTGGTGGGGGAGTCCGTCGTGGATCCCTACCAGTACTACCGCAACAACGTGGCCAATACCCTGATGCTGCTGGCGGCCATGCGCGAAGCCGGCATCCAGCGGCTCGTGTTCTCGTCCACGGCGGCCGTGTTCGGCAATCCGCGCAGCGACACCATCGACGAGAGCCACCCCACCGATCCGATCAACCCGTACGGCCAGAGCAAGCTGATGATCGAGCGCGTGCTCGCGGATGCCTACCGGGCCTACGGACTGCGCTCGGTGGCCCTGCGGTATTTCAACGCCGCGGGTGCGGATCCTTCCGGGTCGATCGGGGAATCCCACCATCCGGAAACCCACCTCATCCCGAACCTCCTCCGGGCGGTGCTCGGCAATGGCCCGGGTCTCAAGGTATTCGGCGACGATTACGAGACACGCGACGGAACCTGCGTACGCGATTACGTTCACGTGAACGACCTGGCATCGGCACACCTGCTGGCCGTGGAGTTCCTCGAAGAAAACGAGGGCGCCTTCACCTTCAACCTGGGTAACGGCGAAGGCTTCAGCGTGCGTGAGGTCATCGCCGCGGCGCAGCGGGTTACCGGGCGTCCGGTGCCCCATGTGATCGCCGGGCGTCGGCCGGGCGATCCGCCCACGCTCGTGGCCTCCAGCCTGCAGGCACGCCAGAGACTCGGCTGGCAGCCCCGGATCGGCGTGCTCGACGACATCCTTGGCAGCGCCTGGCGCTGGCACCTGCAACCGCGCTACTGACGTGCAGGCCGCACCGAAAGTACAACTGGACTTCGTGGACGCCCTGCGCGGCATCGCGATCGTCGGGGTGCTGGTGAGCCACGCGCAGCGGAACGTGGAGATCTACCAGGCGATGGGGCGGGAAGCGCTGCTGTCGCCGTGGCTGAGCCGGTATGCCGCGCAGGGGGCTCGGGGGGTGCAGTTGTTCTTCGTGGTGAGCGCGTTGACGCTGTTCCTTTCCGCCGCCAAGCGCTCGAGCGAAACCGCCCCGTGGCTCAACTTCTACCTGCGCCGGTTCTTCCGCATCGCCCCGATGTTTTACCTGGCCTTCGCGGTGTACTGCCTCGCACCCGCGCTGTTCAAGGGCCACGAGTTTCCGCCACCCGGCACGGTACTGGCTACCTTGAGTTTCACCAACGGCTGGAATCCCGCCTGGCTGCTCGGTGCGAACGACGTCGTGCCGGGCGGCTGGTCGATCGGGGTGGAGATGTCGTTCTATATCGTTTTCCCCTTCGTCTTCCTCGCGTTGCGCGACTTCCCGCGCGCACTGGTCGCGCTTGCGTTGCTGCTCGCGGTGGATATCGCGGCC
Coding sequences:
- the galE gene encoding UDP-glucose 4-epimerase GalE, with translation MKFLICGGAGYVGSHMVRYLVENQHEVVVYDDLSTGHREAVGDDVPFVHGDVGDAVTLWRLFATHKFDAVMHFCARSLVGESVVDPYQYYRNNVANTLMLLAAMREAGIQRLVFSSTAAVFGNPRSDTIDESHPTDPINPYGQSKLMIERVLADAYRAYGLRSVALRYFNAAGADPSGSIGESHHPETHLIPNLLRAVLGNGPGLKVFGDDYETRDGTCVRDYVHVNDLASAHLLAVEFLEENEGAFTFNLGNGEGFSVREVIAAAQRVTGRPVPHVIAGRRPGDPPTLVASSLQARQRLGWQPRIGVLDDILGSAWRWHLQPRY